A single Deltaproteobacteria bacterium DNA region contains:
- a CDS encoding ABC transporter substrate-binding protein, with protein MSWLGAFLRVSAFLTILATSGAVLGKPTVRVGLLADLSGSTGEIGREAERVAGMAVDRVNARGGVAGRLVELAVFDTEGEPILARDGTRELVSIGKVAAVLGPTDWASAMMTKPLFEETRVPAMMLTWDDAVIQGGKYGRYEWIFRLPPGSRTALGKVGGFLRERGWTKVALVVASDCLGREAREWFERWSGAYGLETVATCVLTPDSDVRSALADLAMAEPQVVVSWCSLPIAATVAVVLRGLGVELPLFQCHEISPRRYVEMAGPAARGSLLVSNKMLVWEDLDDWDCQKRMIADFFHQYVEVYRYGDGHWVNPLAGYVWDSVMILVEAIKEAECSGRALRDAIEGVYRHVGLGGVYGFTHEDHNGLDPDSVVVAVADGIRRDGRRWVGSWRLARKARGSAGILGGYPW; from the coding sequence GTGAGCTGGCTCGGTGCGTTTCTTAGGGTTTCTGCCTTTTTGACGATTCTGGCTACTTCCGGGGCGGTCCTGGGAAAGCCGACTGTCAGGGTGGGTCTCCTCGCAGATCTCAGTGGGAGCACGGGGGAGATCGGCAGGGAGGCCGAGAGAGTCGCCGGGATGGCCGTCGACCGGGTGAACGCCAGGGGAGGGGTGGCCGGCAGGCTGGTCGAGTTGGCGGTTTTCGACACGGAGGGAGAGCCGATCCTGGCAAGGGATGGAACCAGAGAATTGGTGTCGATTGGTAAGGTCGCCGCTGTTCTGGGACCGACTGACTGGGCTTCTGCCATGATGACCAAGCCTCTCTTTGAGGAGACCCGGGTCCCGGCGATGATGCTGACGTGGGACGATGCCGTTATTCAGGGCGGCAAGTATGGAAGGTATGAGTGGATCTTCCGGCTTCCCCCGGGCAGCAGGACCGCTCTCGGGAAGGTGGGCGGATTTCTCAGGGAGAGGGGCTGGACAAAGGTGGCGCTCGTTGTCGCCTCTGACTGCCTGGGCAGGGAGGCGAGGGAGTGGTTTGAGAGGTGGAGTGGGGCCTACGGGCTCGAAACCGTGGCCACCTGTGTCCTCACACCTGATTCGGACGTGAGGTCGGCACTCGCCGACCTGGCAATGGCGGAACCCCAGGTGGTCGTATCGTGGTGTTCCCTTCCCATTGCGGCTACAGTGGCGGTGGTCCTCCGAGGGCTGGGAGTCGAGCTTCCCCTCTTTCAGTGCCACGAGATTTCCCCACGGCGGTATGTGGAGATGGCAGGCCCTGCAGCAAGGGGGAGCCTTCTCGTATCGAATAAGATGCTCGTCTGGGAGGATCTGGACGACTGGGACTGCCAAAAGCGTATGATTGCGGACTTTTTTCATCAATACGTGGAGGTCTACAGGTACGGAGACGGCCACTGGGTGAATCCCCTTGCCGGATATGTCTGGGACTCGGTTATGATCCTGGTCGAGGCTATAAAGGAGGCCGAATGCAGCGGGAGGGCTCTGCGGGATGCGATCGAGGGTGTTTACAGGCACGTGGGCCTCGGCGGGGTCTATGGATTTACCCATGAGGACCATAACGGTCTGGATCCCGACTCGGTGGTGGTTGCAGTGGCGGACGGCATTCGCAGGGACGGGAGGCGGTGGGTTGGGTCCTGGAGATTGGCCCGTAAGGCCCGTGGGTCCGCCGGGATACTCGGAGGTTATCCATGGTAA